The genomic interval TGTTTGTTCTCTACAAGAAAATGTAGAGCATAGGAAGTGATTTACACAGGATGTCTGTCTGCTTTCAGTTTTGTTTCAGAGGAGTGTTGTCTTTATTATATATAGAGGGATGGGATTGTTTTGTAATATTTGCATAACCTCACTTTTCAGTTTCATAAATATATAACTATTAGTGTTGATAGTTGTGCTGTTTTCTATTATTTCAAAATGTCTCACCTGGCATATCTATCAATCTTGCGTAGGTGGTATTATTAACTCTGCAATAATTGATTGCATTTAAATTATGATTTCTGTAAAACATTACATATGTAAACATGTTATTTTAGGGCGCCCCTGATCAATGGCTTACAACAAATTATTGTAAACGATTCAAATAGTATTGCACCTTTTGAAAAGATGGGTGTCTCGAGCCtcgttttaactaggcaagtcagttaagaacaaatttttatttacaatgtcagcctaggaacagtgggttaactgccttgttcaggggcagaacgacagatttttaccttgttagctgggggatctagcaacctttcggttactggcccaacgctctaactaggctacctgctgccccaacaCAATGTATTGAAAGTTGAATTTGACTGATAATGTAGGGCTATCCAGAGCTTGTTTATATCTACAATCTAAGGACATGTTTTCTAAgtttactttaaaaaatatattttaaaattaCCTTCTAACAAAAAAACTTGACACAACTTTCTTTATGTAGCACGTTCTGCACTGTGCCAGGTCCACATACAGCAATTAAGTGTTTTGGGAGATTTGGAGAGCTTTCATGTGAAACAAAAAGGATATTCTGACTGTGCCCTAATCATATTTGTATCTACATACCAGCAGTCTGCTTATTCAGTCATCAGAATAATAGAAATGGACTTATTTCTCTGTAATGTTGTTGGTATGTAAGTTACTGAGCTCATACAACAATGTGTGCGTATAGTTGCTGATGTCAGATCAGTGCTCTCATTGTACTAGTCATTCTCAGATAAGTAAAAGGATGCCTTAAACAGTTGGATTTTCTGTTGTATGATAGTCAAGCCTCTTAACATGCCCCTAATTTGTTTCCTTTGTGTGTTTACGGTGTTTTCGCTCGTTACCGTTTTATTTTGGCCAGACTGTCAAACTCAGGTATATTAGTTTTCAGACAAGTATGTTCATAGGTTGTAACAAAAGAACAAGATCACTCTACAATCTCTCCCTCACTAatgcaaataaaatgtaatattcaCACATGTAAGTTGCTACCTAGTGTCATTTGTGATAAATGTTTATATACTTACAATAACAGATGGTATTAATTCCTGACAACATTTTAACTAAAGTCACATTTaatttctccatccctgtcttaATCAGGGTTTAATTAAGTAGATTTAACATAGAATGAAGCAGTTGATAACAGAAATGCAATGCTACATGTACACACCATACTTTAAGATTTCAAAACTCCCATCTCCCTGGAACCATTACTGGTATTTGCAGATTAAAGAATCAAGGTTGATATGGTTCCTGAGATGTTTAACACTTCTCTGGCCATTGTAAAGGTCTATCTGGAACACAGTTATAAACTAAAGCAGTACAGACAACCCAGCTCAGTGATATGTACACACAAAAAGCCTTTGGATGGAGTTGATTCTTCTTGGCTCCCTTCATTCTAAATAATTTACATCAGCATCGTCTGCAGAGACTTGCGCACTGTAGCCATCTCTTGCTGTTGCtgttgataaaaaaaaacatgtattgtTTGAAATCTGACCTAAATGATGAATAGTGTCATTTTCTAAATACTATGCTCATGGTCCACACTCATGCTCGTAGTATACTCACATTTTCAAAATGGCACATCAATTTGTATCATTAGCAACGTTTCAGCTAAGCTAAGGGTGACATAAGGCATGTAAACAATGTGTTTAGTAAGTTGATCTGTCATTTTACTTACTGTGTCCATGAGGATCTTTTTCTGAAACAGTGCCATTTCCTGGCGCAGCTCGCCCTGTACATCACCCTGCTGGCTGACATGGGTCTTCTCCATTGTATCAAGGCTCTACCAGCACGGCGAAACAAGGTGGCGTGAGAACCAGCCGGGACATAGATTTAAAATCACAAAGTCTACTATGAGAGAATATACCTGGATGTACTGCTCTAGCAGCTGCTTGAGAGTCTTCAGTCTCTGGCTTTGGGAGGCCCTCATGTGCTGAAACATTTTCTGCTGGTGCTGGAACATGCTCTATGGCCgggaacacacacacctatgCTTAGATGCCTTGGTTACGCCAGTGTAACTCTGTATTAGGTAGAGAATAGAAATAGGTTGAAGATTTTTCAGAGGCCTGACAGAGCAATACCAGTAGTTTCTCCTCGTTATCCTTGGACTTCTGCACATCTGTGTCCCACTGGTTGAAGACTGCATTGAACTGGGTGCAGTAGTCTTCTGTCACTTTACTCCTGCAGAATTGATATCATATAAatcaggttacacacacacacatatttgcaCCCTTCTTTCACTCTACACATCTAATCACCTGTCTCTTTGTTGGACCCTCCATAACTGCTCAATCTTCTGATGGCTGGTCTTCACAGAGGACTTGGTGAACGTTTCCAAGCGTTTGCGTTTTGCCAGGAAGGCTTTGTTGATGTCCGCTAGCAGTAAGAAGAAAAAGAGGCTCATACATGCAAAGCAAAATTCAGTGATGAGAAACAATCCCTGTACCAATCAGTGTGCAAGGCCAGAGTAGAGAAGGCCAGAGATTAGAGAAGAATCTAGTAGAGAAGAGTCATGAAAATCGGATTATCCGTTGGAAAACCCAATACCTCCAAATCTGTCCAACATGGTCATCATATCCCCTCTGTGGATGAAGACATAATATATTAATTGAATGACAACAATATGAACCATAACTTAACTCACAcaggataatactgtatgttctaCACCTCAGTCAAATTAATGTCATtttgtcagtggtggaaaaagtacccagttgtcacacttgagtaaaagtaaatatacattaccttcatagaaaatgactcaggtaaaagtgaaagtcacccagtaaaatattacttgagtaaaagtattagGTTTTaactatacttaagtatcaaaagtaaatgtaattgcaaaaatatacttaagtatcaaaagtaaatgtaattgcaaaaatatactcaagtatcaaaagtaaaagtataaatcatttaaaaaaatccgTATTAAGGGATAGATCAACATTTACTGGGAGGGAGGGGCAAtccaaaataggggagggttgtcaaactttCTTTTGTGATTTGGGG from Salvelinus fontinalis isolate EN_2023a chromosome 18, ASM2944872v1, whole genome shotgun sequence carries:
- the LOC129815920 gene encoding synaptonemal complex protein 3-like isoform X1, producing the protein MGVWYPSSPMPTRCYSCWVFALKQNMATHNGCALKGKAKGTKTTSGKPHMEDFNGSFNKENLQVVEAETLRGRKRLSEADDDIDITKGGDMMTMLDRFGADINKAFLAKRKRLETFTKSSVKTSHQKIEQLWRVQQRDRSKVTEDYCTQFNAVFNQWDTDVQKSKDNEEKLLSMFQHQQKMFQHMRASQSQRLKTLKQLLEQYIQSLDTMEKTHVSQQGDVQGELRQEMALFQKKILMDTQQQEMATVRKSLQTMLM
- the LOC129815920 gene encoding synaptonemal complex protein 3-like isoform X2 gives rise to the protein MGVWYPSSPMPTRCYSCWVFALKQNMATHNGCALKGKAKGTKTTSGKPHMEDFNGSFNKENLQVEAETLRGRKRLSEADDDIDITKGGDMMTMLDRFGADINKAFLAKRKRLETFTKSSVKTSHQKIEQLWRVQQRDRSKVTEDYCTQFNAVFNQWDTDVQKSKDNEEKLLSMFQHQQKMFQHMRASQSQRLKTLKQLLEQYIQSLDTMEKTHVSQQGDVQGELRQEMALFQKKILMDTQQQEMATVRKSLQTMLM